Sequence from the Prionailurus bengalensis isolate Pbe53 chromosome A3, Fcat_Pben_1.1_paternal_pri, whole genome shotgun sequence genome:
AAGAAGGAGCTTTCCAGAAGGGAGTGTCccaagagggagaagaggaagctgGTCTTCTTGAAAGCTTAAGTCCAGAACAGGCACGACATTGCTCCCACCACACTGGGTTGGTTGAAGCAGTCGCCAGGGCCAGCTCTGAAGAGAAATGAACTCCAGCTCTTGAAGGGCAAAGGGACAGAGAGTTCGTGGCCATATTTATTCCACCAGTTTTCTCCCTCTTACCCTGAGTAAGATGAGATGTCAGTACAGGGTTTGGGGCAGGGAATGAGACTCCCCTATGAGAATCTGACTCATGCTTTAAGGATCCCTGTGGGTACAGTGTAGAGAAGGGACCCaagaggggggcagggcagaagcACTAGGTGAAAAGGGATAGATGATGGGAGTCTGAGATGGCAGTCATGCTCAAAGTAGGGCCGTGGCAGCAAGTTTGTCCCACTGACACCTGACTGTCCAATAAggtggccactagccacatgtgactatttaaacttaaatttaaagtaattaaggttggggcgcttgggtggctcagtcggttaagcgaccgacgcttggtttcagcttgggtcacgatctcgtggtttcgtgagttcaagccccacatcgggctccgtgctggctgctgggagcctgcttgagattctctctctccctctctctctctgcccttcccccactcgtgctgtctctgtctctctcaaaataaacttaaaaaattttttaaaaaagtacttaaggttagggggcacctggggggctcagtcagtagagcgtgtgactcttgatgtcaggtcgtgagttcaagccccacgttgggtgtaaatcgtacttccaaataaataaataaataaataaaggggtgctggggtggctcagttggttaagcatccgacttcagctctggtcatgatctcacagctcatgaattggagccccacatcgggctctctgctgtcagcacagagcctgctccagatcatgtgtccccctctctctctgcccctcccccacttctctctctctctcaaaaataaacatttaaataaataaggttaaatACAGTTCGATTCATCAGTCACACTAGCCCCATTGCAAATGCTTAATAGCTAAATATGGCCTGTTCAGGCAGCACAGATCTAGGACATTCCCTTCTTTGCAGAAACTTCTATTGGATAGCACTGGCTTAGTGAACCTTCTCACCTCTTACCGGGTTCTACATCTAAAGTCTTTGACTACAATATCCCATACTCTGACCTCAGACTCCCTTTCTTCCCATCCACCTATTTTTGGACCTCACTGAGCTCCTCTGTCTGGAACCCCTGCATCTTCTGCCCCACCTGTCCAGGAGGACCTACCCCAGGAGCTGGGGTACCAGCAGCCTCTTTCTTCATGCCCAGGTCTCCTGACACTGCCGAAGAAAGTCACAGCCGCGCACGCTGTGGCCTCTCCAGATCGTGGCCTCAGAGCCATCAGAGCAAATTCAGATTCTGCCACATTGTGACTGAATGACCTCAGGCAAGTGGCGTCATAAGGTTGCTGAGAAGATAAATtaccctggcacatagtaaatgctcagtaagtgATATccgtccccaccaccaccatcattattACTGATCATTCCAAATCTTTACCACcctttaaaaattgtggtaaaacatacataacataaaatttctcCCTAATGATAGTACATTCACGATGTTGTGCATCCATCGCCGCTATCTCGttctagaatatttccatcactccGAAAGGAaacccattaagcagtcactctccattcctcccttcccctaGCCTCTAggaaccactaatctgttttctgtctctggatttttggactctgggtatttcatatatatggaaacatacaatatatggccttttgtggctGGTTCACCACCCTTTTTAAGCCTCCTGTTGAACtaaaactttctctttctttttatttcgtattttattttttaagtaacctctaaacccaacatggggctcaaactcactaccccaCGATCAAGTTTGGCAGCAAATTTGTCCCACCGACGCCTGACTGTCCAATATGatggccactagccacatgtgactgtttaaaaaatttaaagtaattaagaTCAACTCCAAGAtccaagagttgcatgttccactgactgagccatccagtacTCCTAAaaccttgctctttctttttttttttcagtttgtttctttgtttgtttgcttagagAATgcaaggaggggtggggcagagagagagagggagagagagaatcccaagcaggctccacactgtcagcgcacagcccaacatggcacttgaacccatgaaccgtgagatcctgacctgagccagaatcaagagtcagacacttaaccgcttaactgactgagccacccataaaCCTTCCTCTTAGTGGAtgatgtttcttgtttttctccagaGCATTCGATTTATCAGATGTCTTGTCACTCAACTTCCTACCCTCGTCACCTATAAACTAAGGTGACCATACTAGTATTAGGGACAATTTGTTGAGTTATTACTCTGGTCCAGGTGCTACACTAAGGGTCTTATATGAACATCTCATTTCACTCTTACAACTCTTCTGAGAGGCAAGTACTAATATTACTTCTATTTTACggtcagggaaactgaggctcggagccGTTAAATCATGGAAGTACCAAGTGGCGGAACCAAGATTCACACCTGGACCTGAAAGACTCCAGAGTTCAACTCACAACCACTACCCTGTATCTCTTCTCAGTGGccaccctctctcctttccccggGTCTCAGAGAATACTGGATCCTTCCTGTGCTGGCTCAAGGCCAGCCTATCCTCCTGTACGCTTGACCTCATCCCTTCCTGTTGCCTCCAGAACTTCCAGAACCCTCTCCACTACCATCGGAGCTGAAACTGATTTGAACAGCTGTGGACTGGAATCATCTGGTTGCTTCTTCACTCACTTACCTGATGCCTGAACTAGAATGACTGAAAGAGCAAGGTCTGCTGGGAATGGTCGCTTCACATGGGCTCTCCGTGTGGTTttggcttcctcacagcatggcagcctcAAGGTAAACAGACTTCTTGCATGGCTCCTCTCGTCTCCAAGAGCTAGAGTTTCAGGGGAAGTAcacgtccttttttttttctttttttaaacatttatttatttttgagagacagagacagacagcatgagcagggagggagggagacccagaatccgaagcaggttccaggctctgaattgtcagcgcagagcctgacgcgaggctcgaactcaagaaccgcgagatcgtgacctgagccgaagtcagatgcccaaaccgactaagccacccaggcgcccccctgcatGTTCTTTTATGTCCTAGCCTTGGGAGTCAGAGCCTCACTTGTCCCAGGCAGTCATCAGCTCACCCAAGATACTAACAGAGGGTGCGTGGACCCCAGCCCTCCATGGGAGAAGTGCTAAAGAATTGGTTGCCATGTTTTAAAACCAGCACAGGTCGTTTCCAATGCCTCTTCAGCTTCACCTCCTGTCACTCTTTGAGGCCTTTAGTTTGGGGCTCCACGACTTCCTgtctctgtccatctgtctgtctgcctgcctctgtctctcacacacacacatagttagAGTAAGTagtacatgtaaagcacttagacaAGCCCTTCACACATAACAAGCAGCATATATTTGTTACTATTACTGGTCTGTGTTCAGTGAATGTTTGTTGAGCTGCCTACTCAATGCCAAGCAATACGTGAGGCTctgggatacagcagtgaacgaAAAAGATCTGGCCTCATCTCGCAGAGTTCATTCATCCCTGTGTTCCTGCCCCCAGCGCATGGAGAGATAGAATGCATGCTCAAGGCATGAAGGCATGTTTGTGCAATGGTGCCTGAAGAAGCTCAGAGCAGTGCGGTGACTTTCCTAAGAGCACACAGCACCAAGTGTGGGACAAAACCAAGGCTGTGGGCACATGACACGGAATGAAGTAGACACAATTGCCAAGGCCTGGCTGTCCAGAGAGATGGGCCATAGGCACGCGCTACCCAGGGCGGAACTCGCCGTAGGTTAGAAGCAAGAACAAGGGAGGCCATCTCATTGGCTCCTTCCAGAGGAGACCTGAAGCTTCTCTCCCAACcccttctccccaaccccagctCCCTTCTCAAGATGAGAGGGGCTGATCCTTAGCAAGGGACAGGGgttcaaagaggaaaagagagtggAGAGAGGATAGGGGACTCAGTGAGAGGTGAGGGCCCCAGGGAGAGGTAGGGGGCTCCTGAGAGCGAGATGGGGCTCAGCCATGGgtgagggctgagagagagagagcaggagtctctggagaagtggggggggggggctctgcaaGAGGAGCGTTTGTCTACTGGCTTAGGGGCTCCATGCAGGGGACGGAGAACCAGAGAAGGGAGTGAGGCTACAAGGAGGAAGTGAGGGGTCAGCGAAGACGAGGGTGTTCAGGCAGAGGGATGGGAGACTGAGGGAGTGATGGAGAGTCAGATGTGGAGTTTCAGGGGCCGCGGGAGGGGGTGGGTTCCAGGGAGGCCTGGGGGTTTCCGCGAGGGGTCTGGGGTctcagaggagagaagggaactcTGGAAAGAGACAGGGGCTCTCCATCCTGCAGGGGTGCGCCATCTGCAGAGCCAGGCCGTGGGGCGggcgcccccctcccaccctcgtGTCACCCCCGCCCCCGACTGCGGCGCAGGCGCCGACAGAACCAGCTTCGGCTCGGCTCTCTCGCTCCGGCTCCCGCTCCGCGGAGACCGCAGGCAGAGAGGTGAGCTCAGCCCTGCTCCGCGCGGGGCCCGACCCCCACTCCGCCTTCTCCCGGGTTCCGGGgaaccccacccccgcccgcatCCCCAGCACGGCCACGTCCAGCCCCGGACGGGACGGCGGCGCCCAAGCCTCGGCGTTGCCTCGGGCTTTAGGAGGTGAGGTCCCAGAGAAGCAGCAGGGGGCAGAGGTCACACCAGCCGCCTCGCCCAGAGACCCCTCAGGGCTGAGAGGATGGGAGGAGGCTTCAGAGGACCAGACCCGTAGCCACCTCTCTCCTAaaacccatccccacccctccgtgcctcggtttccccctgGGAGAAAGGATGCAGTTAATCTCGCCCAGGGAACTGGTGGTCCGGTCAGAAACAGTGGTGcggtggagagaggggaggaactGGCCGGATTTCGCTggcctcgcccccccccccccggagggaGCCCCTACTCCCAGCCTGGGCTGCGCCGGACACTGAGGCGGGCGGGTCTGGGGGTCTGGGAAGGAGAACTGAGCGAGGCCGTGCAGGTGAGAGATTCCATCCATCTTCAGGCTGTCCCGCCTGTCACTCTCGCGTACGCCTCCCTCCGCCGGCCTCCGCCGCAGTCTCCCCCCTCGGACTCTGCAGCCCCCTCCTCTTCCCGCTCCCCCCCTCGCCgagctcctccctcctcccttctagGGACACCTCCCCAGCGTTTCCTATGGCAACCCACGTCCCGGGTATCCGCGTGGTGTCCCGAgcatcctccctctccctccccctgaccGCCCGACCCCCTCCCCGCAACCtcggcaggggaggaggaggggccaggcTGACGGGGAGGCAGCGCCAAGGTCACCTTCCTTCCCCATTGCCAGCAAGATTGAGTGATTAGGTGTATTTGGGGGAGAGGGACCGTGAGAGTTGCAGGGGAGGAGCTAATCCAGACCAGCAATTCCGCGgcgtcccctccctgccccttcccctaggGTCTTTTAATAGTCGCCGCTTTGACTCTGACAGCCCCTTTGGCCCCCAAGCATGCCCCCCTACCCGGGGCCTCCAGAGAGCTGCGGCCGGGGGGCGGGTGCCTCGCTGGCCACACCCCCTGggaaccccgccccccacctctcaGGGAGATTCCTGTTCTCTCCAGGGACCACTCGCCCTCTTCCTCCGTCTTTCGTTTTTGGTCTATGCCTTTTCCCATCCTCtgtccaaagaaaaaaaattgtgccctttccttttcttccttttccccgaGTTTTGAGTGAGGATGATGAAGAACCGCGATTTATAGACAGGCCTTGAGAAGAGCCCTTCTGGCGCTTATGTGGATCCCTGGGGACTCCAAGAATCGCCCCAACACACACTTACGTTCTGCGTGTCTTTGTGTGTTCTTGTTTCTCTGTGGCGTGTCTTTGAATgtgggtgtctgtgtgtctgtttctgtatcCTGTCCGTGTCTCTATGTGGTGAATGTGTGCCTGCGGGGGTATGTTTCTGCCATGTTTGTGTATCCGTGTTGCTGTGTGTCTGTGCGTCAATCTGTGCGtctctgatgtgtgtgtgtgtgtgtgtgtgtgtgtgcgcgcgcgcgcctgtctgtgctgtgtgtgtatgtgtgtgctggTGAGTCTCTCTATGCAGGAAACTGAAGGCCACATTGATTGGAAattaggggggggggggagggctagAAATGATCTTATCTTTCAGTAGAAGTgccttgctttattttgtttgaagCTGTTCAGGGGTGTTGGTGCAGGAGCCCAGTCCATCCCCCTCACAAACCCCTcttccccccaacccacccctctccccattcCCCACTTTGGTTTTAGTCCTCTCCGTGTGTGCATACGCAAGTACTTTCCGTGACTCAGTCCTCAGGGTCTCCATCTGTGAAAAGAGAGATTCTTAAGATTAGCGGTTGccagaggcgggggtggggggtgggcaaaacgggtgaaggtggtcaaaggtacaaactccAGTTAGAAAACAAGTAAGTTATGAGGACatgatgtacagcatggtgactgcagTTAATAATGCTGtcctgcatatttgaaagttgctaagagagttgctcttaaaagttctcattacaaggaaagaaatttaTTGGTAACTACGCATGgtaacagatgttaactagacttacggCGATCATTACAAATActaaatcattatgctgtacacctgaaactaatatgacgttacatgtcaattatacctcaataaaaaagtcTTATTAAAAAAGAGgggttcagggcgcctgggtggctcagttggttgagcatccgactttggctcaggtcgtgatctcacggtccgtgagttcgagccccgcgtcgggctctgtgctgacagctcagatcctggagcctgtttcagattctgtgtctccctctctctctgaccctcccccgttcatgctctgtctctctctgtctcaaaaaaaaaaaaataaataaataaagagtaaaaaaaattaaaaaaaaaagaggggctggTAGATAGGTTTCCCTAGAAATCTAACAACCCTTGAGCCTCAGAGGGCCCCTGGCTTTCACCACCTCTGGAGTCAAGATTTCCTGGGACTTGGAGGCTGTTGCTTTGTGAggggcagccctggggagggatttttttttttttagagcctTGCACCTTGGGAGCTCGGCCTGATTAGGCAAAGTGTCAGCCATGACAGTCACCCCCAAGAGTACCCTGAAAAAGGGGAAGATTTTGAGGGGAGATAGGGATGGATACGGAGCTCAAAAGGTttaggattaaaaataataatgaagaaattaCAGGAATAGTAACTACAACAGCTGCCATTCCTTGGCCTCAGATACAGTGTGAAGCAGGTGTGATTATCAGCCTtgctttacaggtgaggaaaccgaggtttGGAGAGGTGAAAGCATttgtctaaagtcacacagccaggaagtggtggATCTGGGATTCCAACCCAGTCAGTCAGGCTCCAGAACCCACAGTGCCAGCCACTGGGTGGCCTCCAGACTAAACAAGTACAATTTGTTGGCACCTACAATTGTCAAGCACTGGGCTCAGTGTTCCTGCGCATTGGCTCATTCACAGTGTACGTAGGGAAAGACAAACCAGCATCCAGAAGGCCGGGCTGTGTTACGAGTGTGGGTTATCTCAAATGGGAGGAAGAGCGGAGGAGGTACAAAGATTCAGGGGCCCTGGGAGGGTTTCACTGGGCCCTCTGCCCACTGCACCTTGCTTCCTCCACAGAGATCCATGATGCCAAACTGTGACCGTTCCTGCGGCTGTAGCCGCGGCCCCAGCGTGGAAGACGGCAAATGGTATGGGGTCCGCTCCTATCTGCACCTTTTCTATGAAGACTGTGCAGGTATGGCCCTCAGCGATGACCCCGAGGGGCCTCCTGTCCTGTGTCCCCGCCGACCCTGGCCCTCACTGTGCTGGAAGGTAAGGCCAGAGGAGGAGCAACTCATGTGATTTCCTGTGACTGCAGAGAGGACATGGGATCAGTGGATAGAAAGGAGAGGGATGATATAGCAGATAGAGGCGTCTTGTTTGTgcaacaaacaacaacagcaacaaacacccacctgggggcggggggtgcctgcctggctcagtcggtagagcatgcgactcttgacctcagggtcatgagttcaagccccaccttgggtgtggagcctacttaaaaaaaaattgccaaatgGCTACTGTTGATAAGTCATTCAACACCATacaaatttggggcgcctggccggctcagccGGTAGagcgtgcagctcttgatctttgggttgtaggtttgagccccacactgggtgtagagattacttaaaaataaaatcttgaggggcgcctgggtggctcagtcggttgagcgtccgacttcggctcaggtcacgatctcaccgactgtgagttcgagccccgcatcgggctctgggctgatggctcggagcctggagcctgcttccggttctgtgtctccctctctctctgcccctcccccgttcatgctctgtctctctctgtctcaaaaataaataaacgttaaaaaaaaattaaaaaaaaaaatcttgaaaacacacacacacacacacacacacacacacacacaactcaaatGGATTTAAACAGTAGACCAGAGGTTGAGCCACTTCAGGTGAGGTTCAATCCAGCAGTTCAAACCGGCACCCCGAGGACTCAAGATTTCTCTTAGTCTTTAGGCTCCCCGTGGCGCCCCCATCCAGGTGGCCCCTGCTAGGTTTCAGGATCCCCAGATAGCTGCCACCTTGCTGACCCTCTGGGTTTCCCTCCGCACTACCCATGGGAAATCAGAATTTCCTCCAGCCtttctttcagaaacaaaaacaaaaacaatgcttTTCATTTCCAGAAGTCCTGTCAAGCATTGCATTGGCTCTGACTGGGTCCCTTGCCCGTCTCTCAACTGATCGCTATGGCCACAGGGAAAATAGATACTGACTGGCATGAACTGGGGCTCATCTCAGTTAAATCTTACTGTGGTTTCACAATGATATATTGGGGTACTGTTGCCAGGGCCGGGGAAGACAGGGGAGAAACAATCGGTGTCTCTAACAACCAGGGAGAGAGGTCAGTCAGGGCACACAGTGTGGGGAAAGGCGTGGAGATGACAGTAGGCTGAGTGCCTACCCTGAGCATAGCTCTTTGCTAAATACTGTACGGAGACCGAGGCAGgggtccctttccctctgctttcaAATGGCTTCTCTCCAGGGGGGGAGGCAAAGTGTCAACCTATCTACAGTGAATGCACAACCCCAGGCCAAAGGATCAGAGGGTGCCAGGAAAGGAGAGACTGTCAGTGCCTGGGGTGATCAgggaagagcaaaagaaaagtgAGTCCGTAGCTTAAAATTTTGAGCATCTTCTAATTCCCGGGCAGGGAGCGAGGCTCTTATGCACAGAGAATTTAAGATGAGGCCCCTGTTCTCTAGCAGCTCCTAGCTGTGCTTCGTTTAGTCATTCTGCAAACATTCCCTCAGCTCCTGCTCTTTACCGGCACCGTGCTAGGAAGACACCGCGTGACCCAAAACAGACAGTGTCTGTTGTCATAGCTCCCCGGGCCCTCTTTCCAGCGGGGCAGGCAGACCTCGCTTACACGGTAACGAAAGTACATGTgtaaggggcatctggggggctcagttggttaagtgtccagctcttgatttcagctgaggtcatgatctcacggttcgtgagatcaagccctgagtctaGATTccgtgctgagcacggagcctgcttgggcttctctctctctctctctctctctctctctctctctcgtctgcccctcccccactcattcttgaGCGtgcgtgctccctctctcaacataaagaaatcaagtttagaaaataaataaatgggcaagAAAGTAGATGTTCAAGTGTGCACCAAGGTGAGTGCACTGAAGAACAAACGTGCAGTGTTTGTATGAATCCAAAGCAGGGGACGTGACCCACTCCAGGAGCATCctggaaggcttccctgaggaggtgagGTTTGAGATGAGATCTGGGGGATGTGTAGGAGTTATCCCAACAGAGAGATGGGGGTagatgggacagagagaagagatgggACCTAAATAATGATGGCGGGAAACTCAAGGTGGGCAGGAGAAACCTACTAAGTGGTTCCTAAGTGGGAGTCGGGAAGGACATTGATCAAGGGGCCTCAAGATTCCCAACAGAACATGATATCTTGTGCCCCTCATCAGTTAGGTCCTAGAAGGTATGTTCTGTGACTCCTCTGTGATTCCCATCTCTAAGGTTAGACCAAGGAGTTACCTTTAAGTCCACTTGGGATCACCTTGGGGCCCCCACTGACCCTGACTACCTCCCaatctgtctgcctctctccagaTCAGCCTGTCTACGGGGACCCTTCTTCTGTTGCTGGGTGTGGCGGCCCTGACCACTGGCTACGCAGTGCCCCCCAAGCTGGAGGGCATCGGAGAGGGGGAATTCCTGGTGCTGGATCAGCGGGCAGCCGATTACAACCAGGCCCTGGGCACCTGCCGTTTGGCAGGCACGGTACTCTGCGTGGCGGCTGGGATCCTGCTGGCCATTTGCCTGGTTTGGGCTGTGGCCGGCTGGCTGAGCCAGGACACCAAGGCAGAACCCTTGGACGCCGAAGCTGATGGCCACGTGGAGATCTTCGGGGACGAGCCAGAGCAACAGCTGTCCCCCATCTTCCGCGATGCCAATGGCCAGTCTTGGTTTTCACCACCTGCCAGCCCCTTTGGGCAATCCTCTGTGCAGACCATCCAGCCCAAGAGGGACTCTTGAGCTGCCCACAAGGCTAGAGGGGGAGCCAGACCTGGGGTCTGGACCATGCCTCTGTCCCATCACACCCTGCCCTCCAACTGTGTCCCTAACTTCTCCCTGAGAAGCAGGTCCCTTTCACCTATGCCCCCATAAGATCCAGCTCCAGGTCAGAGAGGCTGGAGCTCAGATCCCAGTGCCCCTTCCCAGGGATTGGGCCCCAACTCATCCAAGATGCCAACTTTCCCCAAGTCCTCCCCAAACTTCCCTCCTTTTCAAGGCCCTTCAGGAGTAGAACACATCCCCCTCCATCTATCCTTGCTCTA
This genomic interval carries:
- the NRSN2 gene encoding neurensin-2, with product MMPNCDRSCGCSRGPSVEDGKWYGVRSYLHLFYEDCAGMALSDDPEGPPVLCPRRPWPSLCWKISLSTGTLLLLLGVAALTTGYAVPPKLEGIGEGEFLVLDQRAADYNQALGTCRLAGTVLCVAAGILLAICLVWAVAGWLSQDTKAEPLDAEADGHVEIFGDEPEQQLSPIFRDANGQSWFSPPASPFGQSSVQTIQPKRDS